One window of Gloeothece citriformis PCC 7424 genomic DNA carries:
- a CDS encoding PH domain-containing protein, with protein MGIKENTFYEGGPHIGDLIINILLGFTVICLPLTVGAIVRAIWLRYRITDRRVSVTGGWMGRDRTDIIYADVVKIVKVPRGIGLWGDIVVTLKNRNRLELRALPKFREIYDYIAEKTADKTGKPVEAIKA; from the coding sequence ATGGGCATCAAAGAGAATACATTTTATGAAGGTGGACCTCACATAGGCGATCTAATCATTAATATTTTACTGGGATTTACGGTAATTTGTTTACCGTTGACCGTAGGCGCAATTGTTCGTGCGATTTGGTTACGCTATCGCATTACTGATCGTCGAGTTTCCGTCACCGGCGGATGGATGGGACGCGATCGCACGGACATTATTTATGCTGATGTGGTGAAAATCGTCAAAGTTCCGCGAGGAATCGGCCTATGGGGAGATATTGTGGTGACCCTCAAAAATAGAAACCGTCTAGAATTAAGAGCTTTACCTAAATTTAGAGAAATTTATGACTATATAGCCGAAAAAACCGCCGATAAAACCGGTAAACCTGTAGAAGCGATTAAAGCTTAA
- the rnpA gene encoding ribonuclease P protein component gives MGLPQEHRLKRRKDFQKVYKQGGRYTSPHLIIRTLFESCSENSLNSQPTCFGISVSQKVSKKAVIRNRIKRLIRQAIRELLPQISNGWKVVIVIRPGSVECKYDRFLRELKQLLIKAEIINGHQREYIL, from the coding sequence TTGGGATTACCTCAAGAACATCGACTCAAACGCCGAAAAGACTTTCAAAAAGTCTATAAACAGGGGGGGCGCTATACTAGCCCTCATTTAATTATAAGAACCCTGTTTGAGTCATGCTCAGAAAATTCCCTCAATAGCCAACCCACTTGCTTTGGCATCTCTGTTAGTCAAAAAGTCAGTAAAAAAGCAGTCATTCGTAATCGCATTAAGCGACTGATTCGTCAAGCGATTCGGGAACTTCTTCCCCAAATTAGTAACGGTTGGAAGGTAGTTATAGTCATTCGTCCCGGATCAGTAGAGTGCAAATACGATCGTTTTTTGCGAGAATTAAAGCAGTTGTTAATTAAAGCCGAGATAATCAATGGGCATCAAAGAGAATACATTTTATGA
- the rpmH gene encoding 50S ribosomal protein L34, translated as MTRRTLEGTSRKRRRVSGFRTRMRTINGRKVIQARRQKGRHKLSVSEG; from the coding sequence GTGACTAGACGTACATTAGAAGGAACTAGCCGTAAACGGAGAAGAGTGTCTGGTTTTAGAACCAGAATGAGAACAATTAATGGTCGCAAAGTGATTCAAGCTAGAAGACAAAAAGGCCGCCATAAATTGAGTGTATCCGAAGGATAA